AGTGGCTTCTCTGGACTTGTTGTACAGTCCAGGAAACTTCCACTAACACTTAAATGCCCTGCATCACTGATACTGGATCGTCTCTTATGCAATGCTGGTGAATCTGTACCATTCTGAACCAGACTAGATAAAGTATCTGCTAAGCGTTTACGTTTCCGTCTCGTGGATGCTGTGCTTGGGGTAACAGCTTGCTGACTATCACGTCTTGCTGCTACAGTTGGCGATAGAACGGATTCTAAATACTAGACATAAAATAAACCATTAAACGAAGATACTTatataataatgttattaaacttACATCCTCAAATAAATATTCCTTCTCGTCAGCAGCACCTTCGTTTTGCACAGATGTCCAAAACCATTCAGCTTTTACAATGTGAGCTCTTACAGAAGCTAAATCCGGTAATGCACTTACATTTGATTCATCCACAacctaaaataataataattagttaGTATGTAATAATGTgtatcttttttaataattgggACGAATACAATAGATACATATTGAAACATACAACATACAAAATTTTGTTAGTTCCCTTTCCAATGTTATAACATTGTACCATAATCGTAGAGTATGTTATGTAAGTTATAATATATGAAAtactaattatataaatatacaacgTTACAAGGTAAAAAAGATGCAATTTCATGTAtttatattaacattaaatcaCAGTGAAAACAGACAATACATACACATGTATATGAatcaataatttatcattaataATCTCTACATTTGTACCCATTCTGACAATACATTTCTCTTTGATTACAACTCAACAATTAACCAAATAAACTACCGATTGTTTTCACGATCTACATAATGAtctaatgttttaaaaaaaagtaaaagtacCAAAGATAATGTTTTGTCCTCCTGTTTCTCCGATTTCAAACGATCACCCTTCAAAGGGCAAAgtttaaaagaaacatttgagtATTTTCCATCTGATGCAAAAATATTTCTCGCACCAAGTTTAGGCTTTGATAATTCTGCTACCTTAGCATGTACAGGAAGAGGACTAGGTAAAGGAGTATACTTTTGCCTTTgatgaatttctggaatttggTGACATGGACTAACCACAACGTATTGTTTAAGTATTGGAGAAAAGTTTAAACGATTAAACTTTGATAAAATAGATGAATTCAATTTACAGGTATTCAAAAAATTGTTTCTTCTCATTCTTGTAGGTGAATTATGCAGAAGAGAATCGTTCAATTCTGAGTCATACTGTCTTAATAAATTTGGTTGAGAATGTATTCtcttaaatttgaatttatctGGTGAAATGATTTTGCGAATGGAGATACAAGACTTAGCTTTACTCCACTTAATATGTCTCCTAGGGGTTGTAATTTTCTTGTTAAGAAAAATAGAACTATGTGGACATTGTGTAttcttgcaaaattttaataaatgagcTTTACTATTAGAACAGTGATTATTTATGTATCTAGTAACTCTTTTCTTGCACAATGTAGATGACTTAATATTATGTAACCCCGGTCGAGTATATGCATTACCATTATCACTGTTCTCGTTTGAAATAACATCTGACACAATGTTTCCAATTCTTTTGTTACTATAGTCCAATGAATATGGAAATGCAGAATACATGTCCAGCATAGTAGATGGAGCAAGAAAATTAGTTTGTTTCGATGCACTTAAATCATTTGTTGATATCATACTAGAATACTTTGTAGACATATCGATACCAGAATCAGTTCGTAATATTGATGATTTAGACGTATTGTAAGATTCATCTGGAATACTTAGATAATCGTTTAAATTATCATCTATACAGATCGCTGAATCCTGACTGATATCATCTGGTACAGAATGATTGCATCTGTTTTCTTTACATTCTAAATACTGATGAATGCAAGGACAAAAGTTAAATGGAAGATGACTATTATTTTGcttgtttattaaattaatgtgGCTATTGTTGCAGATAGATAAAGGATTTACTTTTTTCATATTAGGTATAGTATTTGTGTATGGGTTATAGAAAGTAAAGGAAAATGATTTTGTTTCCATATAGTCTGGAGTGTAATTAGGATTTTTAGTAGATGGTAGCATATCAAAAGCACTGCTTGATTTCTTGTATTGATGACTTCCTAAATCTGTTACCTAAGGAATGTAGTGTTCTTTGTGTATCAAATGCTTATGTTGTATGCTGTGTATAAAATTCATTGGTTATCGAGTATGTTTGATAAGCTTACCACATGTGTACAATTAGGATCATCAATTTCTGTAGATTCACCGCCTTGCTGTTGTAAAACTTCACACATATGACGCTTTTCCTCTTCAGGGAAACCAAAAAAACATACTTTTGCACCAAAAAATGGTTTTAGTTTATAAGTTGTAATctgtgtaaaaataataattctgcacattaaatgtaaaattttttaattctatataCTCTTCCATTTTCTTTAGTAAAGACTTAGAtgatatgaataaaaattaaataaaagatgaTTGTGTAGCTTTtgtgttgttattattattcagATTATTACCAATTCTTCATTATTTCCGTAATTGGAAATATCGTCTTTGGCATTCCATAGTGCTATTACCCACTCCATTGACATAATAGGGACCCTAAATGTAACAGCATACCGATACTTATCTCCACCACAACAGTTGGCAATGAGATGTGTCACCTTAGCACCCATTTCTTTTCTAATACTTCCACCCATATTGTGAATCATGTTGATCAGTTTAGTCTATAATATCAATCATTAATATaacaaatatattgaaaattacaGTATCATATATTATGAAGTAATAACTTGAGACATACCAATTCATCTTTTTTCCTGAATCCAGTAAACACTACTACTGTGCCTACCATAGCTTGTGTATACATTGGTCTATTAATACTAGGTAATGAGTCCTTTCTTTCTGCCAATTGCAGAAGTGCCGTCGGTCCCAAAATTCTGCAATATAACCGaaaatcttttttattatctttaaggAAATTAATATATGAAAAGAGATACGACGAACCTATGAGCACTTTTATGAAGAGCATCATATTCAGGTCCCTCaaacttttttaatataaaataagtaCAATATGCTGTATCTTCTACATATTCTAAACCAGTTTCTGATTTGAGAACAGGTACGTTAAACTGCTGAGCAGCTGCACCAAGTGCAGGATCATCACCAGCTGCACCAATTAAACATATCCTTTTCTTACGTGGTATAATCACAtctgaaattaaaagaaaaacaatttttgttAGATAACATcattaacaataattaatttaagcatgcaataaaaataactatgatttattattgttattataaataattctttataaaaatttaaaaagtgaCTGACAGAAGAATAAAGAATGAGACATTAATAGTAATATATACCCTATAAATTATCAAAACCACAAATTAACCACTAATTATTCAAACAATAACCACAGTTGAAAAGAATGACAATTTTAGAATGATGATTCATGAATACAATAAATACATAGAAATTGACAGTAAAGGTAATCCTTTTACATTCAGAGGCACAAAGTGCAGTAAACATCTATTGTTCCAGGCCTAATCTCATTTCACATAATAGGTACCAAACAATCCTCCCCTATTCCTTTCACTTTTATATCTTAAATACCCCATAAATAAGCATATATAAATAATGACTAACCTAACATAAATTTCAGATGTATGGATAGAAGATATtcaaaatataatttctgtttatttattaatgagTCACTGATTAATAACAAGTTCAGTGATATTTCAAATAACCTCACtctaaaatgtttttataattatacCAATAAACA
The sequence above is a segment of the Osmia lignaria lignaria isolate PbOS001 chromosome 12, iyOsmLign1, whole genome shotgun sequence genome. Coding sequences within it:
- the pbl gene encoding epithelial cell transforming 2 pebble isoform X3, whose product is MEEQSVHSSISDINSEETVRNEHVIIPRKKRICLIGAAGDDPALGAAAQQFNVPVLKSETGLEYVEDTAYCTYFILKKFEGPEYDALHKSAHRILGPTALLQLAERKDSLPSINRPMYTQAMVGTVVVFTGFRKKDELTKLINMIHNMGGSIRKEMGAKVTHLIANCCGGDKYRYAVTFRVPIMSMEWVIALWNAKDDISNYGNNEELITTYKLKPFFGAKVCFFGFPEEEKRHMCEVLQQQGGESTEIDDPNCTHVVTDLGSHQYKKSSSAFDMLPSTKNPNYTPDYMETKSFSFTFYNPYTNTIPNMKKVNPLSICNNSHINLINKQNNSHLPFNFCPCIHQYLECKENRCNHSVPDDISQDSAICIDDNLNDYLSIPDESYNTSKSSILRTDSGIDMSTKYSSMISTNDLSASKQTNFLAPSTMLDMYSAFPYSLDYSNKRIGNIVSDVISNENSDNGNAYTRPGLHNIKSSTLCKKRVTRYINNHCSNSKAHLLKFCKNTQCPHSSIFLNKKITTPRRHIKWSKAKSCISIRKIISPDKFKFKRIHSQPNLLRQYDSELNDSLLHNSPTRMRRNNFLNTCKLNSSILSKFNRLNFSPILKQYVVVSPCHQIPEIHQRQKYTPLPSPLPVHAKVAELSKPKLGARNIFASDGKYSNVSFKLCPLKGDRLKSEKQEDKTLSLVVDESNVSALPDLASVRAHIVKAEWFWTSVQNEGAADEKEYLFEDYLESVLSPTVAARRDSQQAVTPSTASTRRKRKRLADTLSSLVQNGTDSPALHKRRSSISDAGHLSVSGSFLDCTTSPEKPLLDDIPEVEAVNTDNARKNLSPRHQVFLELVQTESNYVGILSTIMTLFKSPLEDLIDTSGELLNGTEAKIIFGNFPPIYEVHKKMLEELRYSATHWMEDISIGNIFLKFAPDLVKAYPPYVNFFENTKEMLDQCDQNKSRFHAFLKVCQTKPECGRQSLKELLIKPVQRLPSISLLLNDILKHTSKNNPDHSALELSISSIKEVMTYINEDKRKTEGQLVMFDIFNEIDNCPPHLVSSHRSFIGKCDVMELSEGLSGRGDHLVLFLFTDTLEICKKRSKAFNSLKSPNTANGLHTTKLSQGKPYKHIKMLSLSTIKKVVDIKETDECHKVFALMVRSNQELKEKLFSFTITDEEVNKTNYLRTLCRQMANTVCKPDADTFLISLDSHQLEIDTSDVALGTLSKAFKSLFHNFYLEYMDPYVFLLNSMCETTLHVPLPFASRTRMKVGRAFSFNKTPSKLKRAMSTMMSPFGSTNSLTPASQQLAQMRLASCNNINELGNGGSGSPSRDDVLVAPMSVQPTRKAKCSSLSMASLRSAIYTEVK
- the pbl gene encoding epithelial cell transforming 2 pebble isoform X5, coding for MEEQSVHSSISDINSEETVRNEHVIIPRKKRICLIGAAGDDPALGAAAQQFNVPVLKSETGLEYVEDTAYCTYFILKKFEGPEYDALHKSAHRILGPTALLQLAERKDSLPSINRPMYTQAMVGTVVVFTGFRKKDELTKLINMIHNMGGSIRKEMGAKVTHLIANCCGGDKYRYAVTFRVPIMSMEWVIALWNAKDDISNYGNNEELITTYKLKPFFGAKVCFFGFPEEEKRHMCEVLQQQGGESTEIDDPNCTHVVTDLGSHQYKKSSSAFDMLPSTKNPNYTPDYMETKSFSFTFYNPYTNTIPNMKKVNPLSICNNSHINLINKQNNSHLPFNFCPCIHQYLECKENRCNHSVPDDISQDSAICIDDNLNDYLSIPDESYNTSKSSILRTDSGIDMSTKYSSMISTNDLSASKQTNFLAPSTMLDMYSAFPYSLDYSNKRIGNIVSDVISNENSDNGNAYTRPGLHNIKSSTLCKKRVTRYINNHCSNSKAHLLKFCKNTQCPHSSIFLNKKITTPRRHIKWSKAKSCISIRKIISPDKFKFKRIHSQPNLLRQYDSELNDSLLHNSPTRMRRNNFLNTCKLNSSILSKFNRLNFSPILKQYVVVSPCHQIPEIHQRQKYTPLPSPLPVHAKVAELSKPKLGARNIFASDGKYSNVSFKLCPLKGDRLKSEKQEDKTLSLVVDESNVSALPDLASVRAHIVKAEWFWTSVQNEGAADEKEYLFEDYLESVLSPTVAARRDSQQAVTPSTASTRRKRKRLADTLSSLVQNGTDSPALHKRRSSISDAGHLSVSGSFLDCTTSPEKPLLDDIPEVEAVNTDNARKNLSPRHQVFLELVQTESNYVGILSTIMTLFKSPLEDLIDTSGELLNGTEAKIIFGNFPPIYEVHKKMLEELRYSATHWMEDISIGNIFLKFAPDLVKAYPPYVNFFENTKEMLDQCDQNKSRFHAFLKVCQTKPECGRQSLKELLIKPVQRLPSISLLLNDILKHTSKNNPDHSALELSISSIKEVMTYINEDKRKTEGQLVMFDIFNEIDNCPPHLVSSHRSFIGKCDVMELSEGLSGRGDHLVLFLFTDTLEICKKRSKAFNSLKSPNTANGLHTTKLSQGKPYKHIKMLSLSTIKKVVDIKETDECHKVFALMVRSNQELKEKLFSFTITDEEVNKTNYLRTLCRQMANTVCKPDADTFLISLDSHQLEIDTSDVALGTLSKAFKFASRTRMKVGRAFSFNKTPSKLKRAMSTMMSPFGSTNSLTPASQQLAQMRLASCNNINELGNGGSGSPSRDDVLVAPMSVQPTRKAKCSSLSMASLRRNCSEEVMQDKSDL
- the pbl gene encoding epithelial cell transforming 2 pebble isoform X4, which encodes MEEQSVHSSISDINSEETVRNEHVIIPRKKRICLIGAAGDDPALGAAAQQFNVPVLKSETGLEYVEDTAYCTYFILKKFEGPEYDALHKSAHRILGPTALLQLAERKDSLPSINRPMYTQAMVGTVVVFTGFRKKDELTKLINMIHNMGGSIRKEMGAKVTHLIANCCGGDKYRYAVTFRVPIMSMEWVIALWNAKDDISNYGNNEELITTYKLKPFFGAKVCFFGFPEEEKRHMCEVLQQQGGESTEIDDPNCTHVVTDLGSHQYKKSSSAFDMLPSTKNPNYTPDYMETKSFSFTFYNPYTNTIPNMKKVNPLSICNNSHINLINKQNNSHLPFNFCPCIHQYLECKENRCNHSVPDDISQDSAICIDDNLNDYLSIPDESYNTSKSSILRTDSGIDMSTKYSSMISTNDLSASKQTNFLAPSTMLDMYSAFPYSLDYSNKRIGNIVSDVISNENSDNGNAYTRPGLHNIKSSTLCKKRVTRYINNHCSNSKAHLLKFCKNTQCPHSSIFLNKKITTPRRHIKWSKAKSCISIRKIISPDKFKFKRIHSQPNLLRQYDSELNDSLLHNSPTRMRRNNFLNTCKLNSSILSKFNRLNFSPILKQYVVVSPCHQIPEIHQRQKYTPLPSPLPVHAKVAELSKPKLGARNIFASDGKYSNVSFKLCPLKGDRLKSEKQEDKTLSLVVDESNVSALPDLASVRAHIVKAEWFWTSVQNEGAADEKEYLFEDYLESVLSPTVAARRDSQQAVTPSTASTRRKRKRLADTLSSLVQNGTDSPALHKRRSSISDAGHLSVSGSFLDCTTSPEKPLLDDIPEVEAVNTDNARKNLSPRHQVFLELVQTESNYVGILSTIMTLFKSPLEDLIDTSGELLNGTEAKIIFGNFPPIYEVHKKMLEELRYSATHWMEDISIGNIFLKFAPDLVKAYPPYVNFFENTKEMLDQCDQNKSRFHAFLKVCQTKPECGRQSLKELLIKPVQRLPSISLLLNDILKHTSKNNPDHSALELSISSIKEVMTYINEDKRKTEGQLVMFDIFNEIDNCPPHLVSSHRSFIGKCDVMELSEGLSGRGDHLVLFLFTDTLEICKKRSKAFNSLKSPNTANGLHTTKLSQGKPYKHIKMLSLSTIKKVVDIKETDECHKVFALMVRSNQELKEKLFSFTITDEEVNKTNYLRTLCRQMANTVCKPDADTFLISLDSHQLEIDTSDVALGTLSKAFKSLFHNFYLEYMDPFASRTRMKVGRAFSFNKTPSKLKRAMSTMMSPFGSTNSLTPASQQLAQMRLASCNNINELGNGGSGSPSRDDVLVAPMSVQPTRKAKCSSLSMASLRRNCSEEVMQDKSDL
- the pbl gene encoding epithelial cell transforming 2 pebble isoform X2, which translates into the protein MEEQSVHSSISDINSEETVRNEHVIIPRKKRICLIGAAGDDPALGAAAQQFNVPVLKSETGLEYVEDTAYCTYFILKKFEGPEYDALHKSAHRILGPTALLQLAERKDSLPSINRPMYTQAMVGTVVVFTGFRKKDELTKLINMIHNMGGSIRKEMGAKVTHLIANCCGGDKYRYAVTFRVPIMSMEWVIALWNAKDDISNYGNNEELITTYKLKPFFGAKVCFFGFPEEEKRHMCEVLQQQGGESTEIDDPNCTHVVTDLGSHQYKKSSSAFDMLPSTKNPNYTPDYMETKSFSFTFYNPYTNTIPNMKKVNPLSICNNSHINLINKQNNSHLPFNFCPCIHQYLECKENRCNHSVPDDISQDSAICIDDNLNDYLSIPDESYNTSKSSILRTDSGIDMSTKYSSMISTNDLSASKQTNFLAPSTMLDMYSAFPYSLDYSNKRIGNIVSDVISNENSDNGNAYTRPGLHNIKSSTLCKKRVTRYINNHCSNSKAHLLKFCKNTQCPHSSIFLNKKITTPRRHIKWSKAKSCISIRKIISPDKFKFKRIHSQPNLLRQYDSELNDSLLHNSPTRMRRNNFLNTCKLNSSILSKFNRLNFSPILKQYVVVSPCHQIPEIHQRQKYTPLPSPLPVHAKVAELSKPKLGARNIFASDGKYSNVSFKLCPLKGDRLKSEKQEDKTLSLVVDESNVSALPDLASVRAHIVKAEWFWTSVQNEGAADEKEYLFEDYLESVLSPTVAARRDSQQAVTPSTASTRRKRKRLADTLSSLVQNGTDSPALHKRRSSISDAGHLSVSGSFLDCTTSPEKPLLDEVEAVNTDNARKNLSPRHQVFLELVQTESNYVGILSTIMTLFKSPLEDLIDTSGELLNGTEAKIIFGNFPPIYEVHKKMLEELRYSATHWMEDISIGNIFLKFAPDLVKAYPPYVNFFENTKEMLDQCDQNKSRFHAFLKVCQTKPECGRQSLKELLIKPVQRLPSISLLLNDILKHTSKNNPDHSALELSISSIKEVMTYINEDKRKTEGQLVMFDIFNEIDNCPPHLVSSHRSFIGKCDVMELSEGLSGRGDHLVLFLFTDTLEICKKRSKAFNSLKSPNTANGLHTTKLSQGKPYKHIKMLSLSTIKKVVDIKETDECHKVFALMVRSNQELKEKLFSFTITDEEVNKTNYLRTLCRQMANTVCKPDADTFLISLDSHQLEIDTSDVALGTLSKAFKSLFHNFYLEYMDPYVFLLNSMCETTLHVPLPFASRTRMKVGRAFSFNKTPSKLKRAMSTMMSPFGSTNSLTPASQQLAQMRLASCNNINELGNGGSGSPSRDDVLVAPMSVQPTRKAKCSSLSMASLRRNCSEEVMQDKSDL
- the pbl gene encoding epithelial cell transforming 2 pebble isoform X6; this translates as MEEQSVHSSISDINSEETVRNEHVIIPRKKRICLIGAAGDDPALGAAAQQFNVPVLKSETGLEYVEDTAYCTYFILKKFEGPEYDALHKSAHRILGPTALLQLAERKDSLPSINRPMYTQAMVGTVVVFTGFRKKDELTKLINMIHNMGGSIRKEMGAKVTHLIANCCGGDKYRYAVTFRVPIMSMEWVIALWNAKDDISNYGNNEELITTYKLKPFFGAKVCFFGFPEEEKRHMCEVLQQQGGESTEIDDPNCTHVVTDLGSHQYKKSSSAFDMLPSTKNPNYTPDYMETKSFSFTFYNPYTNTIPNMKKVNPLSICNNSHINLINKQNNSHLPFNFCPCIHQYLECKENRCNHSVPDDISQDSAICIDDNLNDYLSIPDESYNTSKSSILRTDSGIDMSTKYSSMISTNDLSASKQTNFLAPSTMLDMYSAFPYSLDYSNKRIGNIVSDVISNENSDNGNAYTRPGLHNIKSSTLCKKRVTRYINNHCSNSKAHLLKFCKNTQCPHSSIFLNKKITTPRRHIKWSKAKSCISIRKIISPDKFKFKRIHSQPNLLRQYDSELNDSLLHNSPTRMRRNNFLNTCKLNSSILSKFNRLNFSPILKQYVVVSPCHQIPEIHQRQKYTPLPSPLPVHAKVAELSKPKLGARNIFASDGKYSNVSFKLCPLKGDRLKSEKQEDKTLSLVVDESNVSALPDLASVRAHIVKAEWFWTSVQNEGAADEKEYLFEDYLESVLSPTVAARRDSQQAVTPSTASTRRKRKRLADTLSSLVQNGTDSPALHKRRSSISDAGHLSVSGSFLDCTTSPEKPLLDDIPEVEAVNTDNARKNLSPRHQVFLELVQTESNYVGILSTIMTLFKSPLEDLIDTSGELLNGTEAKIIFGNFPPIYEVHKKMLEELRYSATHWMEDISIGNIFLKFAPDLVKAYPPYVNFFENTKEMLDQCDQNKSRFHAFLKVCQTKPECGRQSLKELLIKPVQRLPSISLLLNDILKHTSKNNPDHSALELSISSIKEVMTYINEDKRKTEGQLVMFDIFNEIDNCPPHLVSSHRSFIGKCDVMELSEGLSGRGDHLVLFLFTDTLEICKKRSKAFNSLKSPNTANGLHTTKLSQGKPYKHIKMLSLSTIKKVVDIKETDECHKVFALMVRSNQELKEKLFSFTITDEEVNKTNYLRTLCRQMANTVCKPDADTFLISLDSHQLEIDTSDVALGTLSKAFKSLFHNFYLEYMDPYVFLLNSMCETTLHVPLPFASRTRMKVGRAFSFNKTPSKLKRAMSTMMSPFGSTNSLTPASQQLAQMRLASCNNINENDVTQCFDWIKILRVTN
- the pbl gene encoding epithelial cell transforming 2 pebble isoform X1, whose protein sequence is MEEQSVHSSISDINSEETVRNEHVIIPRKKRICLIGAAGDDPALGAAAQQFNVPVLKSETGLEYVEDTAYCTYFILKKFEGPEYDALHKSAHRILGPTALLQLAERKDSLPSINRPMYTQAMVGTVVVFTGFRKKDELTKLINMIHNMGGSIRKEMGAKVTHLIANCCGGDKYRYAVTFRVPIMSMEWVIALWNAKDDISNYGNNEELITTYKLKPFFGAKVCFFGFPEEEKRHMCEVLQQQGGESTEIDDPNCTHVVTDLGSHQYKKSSSAFDMLPSTKNPNYTPDYMETKSFSFTFYNPYTNTIPNMKKVNPLSICNNSHINLINKQNNSHLPFNFCPCIHQYLECKENRCNHSVPDDISQDSAICIDDNLNDYLSIPDESYNTSKSSILRTDSGIDMSTKYSSMISTNDLSASKQTNFLAPSTMLDMYSAFPYSLDYSNKRIGNIVSDVISNENSDNGNAYTRPGLHNIKSSTLCKKRVTRYINNHCSNSKAHLLKFCKNTQCPHSSIFLNKKITTPRRHIKWSKAKSCISIRKIISPDKFKFKRIHSQPNLLRQYDSELNDSLLHNSPTRMRRNNFLNTCKLNSSILSKFNRLNFSPILKQYVVVSPCHQIPEIHQRQKYTPLPSPLPVHAKVAELSKPKLGARNIFASDGKYSNVSFKLCPLKGDRLKSEKQEDKTLSLVVDESNVSALPDLASVRAHIVKAEWFWTSVQNEGAADEKEYLFEDYLESVLSPTVAARRDSQQAVTPSTASTRRKRKRLADTLSSLVQNGTDSPALHKRRSSISDAGHLSVSGSFLDCTTSPEKPLLDDIPEVEAVNTDNARKNLSPRHQVFLELVQTESNYVGILSTIMTLFKSPLEDLIDTSGELLNGTEAKIIFGNFPPIYEVHKKMLEELRYSATHWMEDISIGNIFLKFAPDLVKAYPPYVNFFENTKEMLDQCDQNKSRFHAFLKVCQTKPECGRQSLKELLIKPVQRLPSISLLLNDILKHTSKNNPDHSALELSISSIKEVMTYINEDKRKTEGQLVMFDIFNEIDNCPPHLVSSHRSFIGKCDVMELSEGLSGRGDHLVLFLFTDTLEICKKRSKAFNSLKSPNTANGLHTTKLSQGKPYKHIKMLSLSTIKKVVDIKETDECHKVFALMVRSNQELKEKLFSFTITDEEVNKTNYLRTLCRQMANTVCKPDADTFLISLDSHQLEIDTSDVALGTLSKAFKSLFHNFYLEYMDPYVFLLNSMCETTLHVPLPFASRTRMKVGRAFSFNKTPSKLKRAMSTMMSPFGSTNSLTPASQQLAQMRLASCNNINELGNGGSGSPSRDDVLVAPMSVQPTRKAKCSSLSMASLRRNCSEEVMQDKSDL